From one Gracilibacillus salinarum genomic stretch:
- the nusA gene encoding transcription termination factor NusA has product MNRELFDAMNYLEKEKGINKDILMEALEAALISAYKKNFKSATNVRVDINEEAGSMGVFAQKEIVEEVEDHQQQMSLEEAHHINPSYEVGDVVEVEVTPRDFGRIAAQAAKQVVTQRVREAERGIIFNEYIDREDDIMNGTIQRMDGRFIYVNLGKVEAKLPESECMPTETYQVHDRIKVYVTKVENSNKGPNIFVSRTHPGLLKRLFEMEVPEIFDGTVEVKSVAREAGDRSKISVHAEDPEIDPVGSCVGQKGQRVQTIVDELKGEKIDIVEWSEDPVVYVSNALSPSKVVKVLVDEEEKATTVIVPDYQLSLAIGKRGQNARLAAKLTGWKIDIKSESEAIEEGMISEEQADESLEGLEYEDDSLDFEESYENMDEDLFK; this is encoded by the coding sequence TTGAACAGAGAATTGTTCGATGCAATGAATTATTTAGAAAAGGAAAAAGGAATAAACAAAGATATTTTAATGGAAGCCTTAGAAGCAGCATTAATATCGGCATACAAGAAAAACTTTAAGTCCGCAACAAATGTGCGAGTTGATATAAATGAAGAAGCTGGTTCCATGGGCGTATTTGCTCAGAAAGAGATTGTGGAAGAAGTAGAGGATCATCAACAGCAAATGTCGCTAGAAGAAGCGCACCACATTAATCCTTCCTATGAAGTAGGCGATGTAGTAGAGGTAGAAGTAACGCCGAGAGATTTCGGACGAATCGCTGCTCAGGCTGCGAAACAAGTAGTTACACAAAGAGTGCGTGAAGCAGAGCGTGGTATTATATTTAATGAATATATCGATCGTGAAGATGATATTATGAATGGTACGATTCAGCGAATGGACGGTCGTTTCATCTATGTCAACTTGGGTAAAGTAGAAGCAAAATTACCGGAATCCGAGTGTATGCCTACCGAAACATATCAGGTACATGATAGAATTAAGGTTTATGTGACCAAAGTTGAAAATTCCAATAAAGGTCCTAATATTTTTGTTTCGAGAACTCATCCAGGATTACTAAAAAGGTTATTCGAAATGGAAGTCCCTGAAATCTTTGATGGTACAGTCGAAGTGAAGTCTGTGGCACGAGAAGCGGGTGATCGTTCGAAGATCTCGGTACATGCAGAAGATCCTGAGATCGATCCGGTCGGTTCATGCGTCGGACAAAAAGGGCAACGGGTACAAACAATCGTTGATGAATTAAAAGGTGAAAAAATAGATATCGTGGAATGGTCTGAAGACCCTGTTGTCTATGTATCTAATGCACTTAGTCCATCAAAAGTGGTCAAAGTCCTTGTCGATGAGGAAGAGAAGGCTACAACAGTCATCGTGCCGGACTATCAATTGTCACTTGCAATTGGTAAACGTGGGCAGAATGCAAGACTTGCTGCTAAATTAACAGGATGGAAAATCGATATTAAGAGTGAATCGGAAGCAATAGAAGAAGGTATGATTTCAGAAGAACAAGCGGATGAAAGCCTTGAAGGGTTAGAATATGAGGACGATAGCCTGGACTTTGAA
- a CDS encoding PolC-type DNA polymerase III, with protein MSISNHEKFRLLVDQIGITDDMKNKYFQEGSIEKLEVFRADQRWHFHFQLAESVPADIYQLFILKLTEAFSSIAKVTWSIQVQQDQLSEKERFDYWQIFLSELVNESPKYRAIENKKPLFNDNTIMLTVSNQIEAQWGKNIQGHLDQFCTKAGLAKQIIKMEVADQQEELEKFQQEKAMEDRKKVEEAFKQQEKRAQESKQETDMGPVQLGYPIKEVPVPMRDIFEEEKSIVFQGYLFDADIRELRSGRHLLILKVTDYTDSFQIKMFSKGDQDVEKFKQLKEGLWIKAKGMIQTDNFSNELTMMAKDIQQVPTITRDDPGLDGEKRVELHAHTLMSQMDAVVSASKLVEQAGKWGHKAIAITDHAVAQAYPEAYAAGQKHGVKVVYGVEANIVDDGVPIAYNEADRNLAEDTYVVFDVETTGLSAIYDTIIELAAVKITNGEIVDRYESFANPHHPLSETTTNLTGITDDMVKDAPEVEDVLKEFHAWMGDAILVAHNADFDMGFLNTGFKRIGYDEASNPVIDTLELARLLFPELKNHRLNTLCKKLDIELTQHHRAIYDAEATGYLLWKFVKLSIERGITNHNQYNQHMGEGNAYQRSRPFHATLLAVTQEGLKNIYKLVSMAHINYFYRVPRIPRSKLQQYREGILVGTACDQGEVFETMMQKSKEQAEKVAKFYDYIEVQPPANFVHLYDRELVQNEAQLYDIIRNIVQLASDLNKPCVATGNVHHINENDRIYRQILISSQSGNPLSRQTLPNAYFRTTTEMMEAFSFLGEETAKQIVIDNPNALVDQLEDIKPVKEDLYTPNIEGAEQEIRDLSYNFARSVYGDELPELVEKRIEKELKSIIGHGFAVIYLISQKLVKKSLDDGYLVGSRGSVGSSLIATFTEITEVNPLPPHYVCPECKESQFFDDGSVGSGFDLPDKNCSKCDVPLKKDGQDIPFETFLGFKGDKVPDIDLNFSGEYQPRAHNYTKVLFGEDNVYRAGTIGTVAEKTAYGYVKGYASDKEMTLKQAEVDRLVKGCTGAKRTTGQHPGGIIVVPDDKEIYDFTPIQFPADDRNSEWRTTHFDFHSIHDNLLKLDILGHDDPTVIRMLQDLSGIDPQTVPTDDEEVMKIFSGPEVLGVTSDQIMCKTGTLGVPEFGTRFVRQMLEDTKPKTFAELVIISGLSHGTDVWLGNAQELINNGICGLPDVIGCRDDIMVYLMHKGLDASLAFKIMEFVRKGKGLDPEWIEEMKKHDVPDWYIDSCKKIKYMFPKAHAAAYVLMAIRIAYFKVHHPILFYAAYFTVRADDFELDTMVKGSEAIRKRVKEILEKGNDAPPKEKSLLTVLELALEMNERGYHFQKVDLYRSSATEFLVEENSLIPPFNAVDGLGTNAAINIEKAREDGEFLSKEDLRERSRISKTVLEYLDQHGCLEGMADKNQLSLF; from the coding sequence ATGAGCATCTCTAATCATGAAAAATTCCGACTTTTAGTGGATCAAATTGGTATAACGGACGACATGAAAAATAAGTATTTCCAAGAAGGAAGTATTGAAAAGCTCGAAGTATTTCGTGCTGATCAGCGCTGGCATTTTCATTTTCAGCTTGCTGAATCGGTTCCTGCTGATATTTATCAGCTGTTCATATTGAAACTGACAGAAGCATTTTCTTCGATTGCCAAGGTTACCTGGTCAATACAAGTACAGCAAGATCAGCTCAGCGAGAAGGAACGTTTTGATTATTGGCAGATTTTTCTATCAGAATTAGTGAATGAATCCCCAAAATATCGAGCAATAGAAAATAAAAAGCCATTATTTAATGATAATACTATTATGTTAACTGTAAGTAACCAGATCGAAGCACAGTGGGGGAAAAATATTCAAGGGCATCTTGATCAATTTTGTACAAAAGCTGGTCTAGCCAAGCAAATTATCAAAATGGAAGTAGCCGATCAACAAGAGGAGTTAGAGAAATTCCAACAGGAAAAAGCAATGGAAGACCGTAAAAAAGTCGAAGAAGCTTTTAAACAACAAGAAAAACGCGCACAGGAATCAAAACAGGAAACGGATATGGGACCTGTTCAACTCGGCTATCCGATTAAAGAAGTACCTGTTCCGATGAGAGACATTTTCGAAGAAGAGAAAAGCATTGTCTTTCAAGGTTATCTATTTGATGCTGACATCCGTGAATTACGATCAGGAAGACATTTGCTTATCCTGAAGGTGACAGATTATACCGATTCCTTCCAGATAAAAATGTTTTCTAAAGGTGATCAAGACGTTGAAAAGTTTAAGCAGTTAAAAGAAGGACTCTGGATTAAGGCTAAAGGTATGATTCAGACTGATAATTTCTCGAATGAATTAACGATGATGGCTAAAGACATTCAACAAGTCCCTACTATCACAAGAGACGATCCAGGTCTGGATGGGGAGAAGCGTGTAGAACTGCATGCCCACACATTGATGAGCCAGATGGATGCAGTAGTGTCAGCGTCTAAATTAGTCGAGCAAGCTGGTAAATGGGGGCATAAAGCAATTGCTATTACTGACCATGCTGTTGCGCAAGCTTATCCAGAGGCATATGCAGCTGGGCAAAAGCACGGAGTGAAGGTTGTCTACGGTGTCGAAGCGAATATTGTCGATGACGGTGTGCCGATTGCCTATAATGAAGCAGATCGGAATTTGGCTGAGGATACCTATGTGGTATTTGACGTCGAAACAACTGGTTTATCTGCAATTTACGATACGATTATTGAGCTTGCAGCTGTAAAAATTACAAACGGTGAGATCGTGGATCGATATGAATCGTTTGCTAACCCTCATCATCCACTGTCCGAAACGACAACGAATTTAACTGGGATAACAGATGACATGGTCAAAGATGCCCCGGAAGTAGAAGATGTCTTGAAGGAATTCCATGCTTGGATGGGCGATGCGATTTTGGTTGCTCATAACGCTGACTTTGATATGGGCTTTTTGAATACAGGGTTTAAGCGGATTGGTTATGATGAGGCAAGTAATCCTGTTATCGATACACTGGAGTTGGCTAGATTACTTTTCCCTGAATTAAAGAATCACCGTCTCAATACACTTTGTAAAAAGCTTGATATTGAATTAACCCAGCACCACCGGGCGATTTACGATGCTGAAGCAACAGGTTATTTGTTGTGGAAATTTGTGAAACTATCGATAGAACGAGGCATTACTAATCACAATCAATATAATCAGCATATGGGGGAAGGTAATGCATATCAGCGTTCGAGACCTTTCCATGCGACGTTGCTTGCCGTTACTCAGGAAGGCTTAAAGAATATTTATAAACTGGTATCGATGGCACATATCAATTATTTTTATCGTGTACCAAGAATTCCGAGATCCAAGCTGCAGCAGTATCGAGAAGGGATATTAGTTGGAACTGCTTGTGATCAGGGGGAAGTCTTTGAAACGATGATGCAAAAATCGAAGGAACAGGCTGAAAAAGTAGCGAAATTTTATGATTATATTGAAGTTCAGCCACCTGCCAATTTTGTTCATTTATATGACAGAGAGTTAGTACAGAATGAAGCGCAGTTATACGATATTATCCGTAATATCGTGCAATTAGCTAGTGACCTTAACAAACCATGTGTGGCGACAGGGAATGTTCACCACATTAATGAAAATGATCGCATATACCGTCAAATCCTGATTTCATCACAAAGTGGTAATCCTTTAAGTCGTCAAACATTGCCAAATGCCTATTTCAGAACAACCACTGAGATGATGGAGGCTTTCTCCTTTTTAGGCGAAGAGACAGCAAAACAAATTGTTATCGATAATCCCAATGCACTTGTAGATCAGTTAGAAGATATTAAACCTGTTAAAGAAGATTTGTACACACCAAATATCGAAGGTGCAGAACAAGAGATTAGAGATTTAAGTTACAATTTTGCCCGGTCTGTATATGGTGATGAGTTGCCAGAACTCGTTGAAAAAAGAATAGAGAAAGAATTAAAAAGTATAATAGGACATGGATTCGCAGTTATTTACTTAATTTCACAAAAACTGGTGAAAAAGTCATTGGATGACGGATACCTGGTTGGTTCAAGGGGTTCCGTTGGTTCATCTTTAATTGCGACATTCACTGAAATTACAGAAGTAAATCCCTTGCCGCCTCATTATGTTTGTCCAGAATGTAAGGAAAGTCAGTTCTTCGATGATGGATCTGTCGGGAGCGGGTTCGATTTACCTGACAAAAATTGTTCCAAGTGTGACGTACCACTCAAGAAGGACGGCCAGGACATTCCCTTTGAGACATTCTTAGGCTTTAAAGGGGATAAGGTCCCCGATATTGACTTGAACTTTTCTGGTGAATATCAACCACGGGCACATAACTACACGAAAGTATTGTTTGGTGAAGATAATGTCTATCGCGCTGGAACAATTGGTACAGTTGCGGAGAAGACGGCATATGGATATGTTAAAGGATATGCTAGCGATAAGGAGATGACCCTGAAACAAGCTGAGGTTGATCGGCTTGTGAAAGGTTGTACTGGTGCTAAACGAACGACCGGTCAGCACCCAGGTGGTATTATAGTAGTACCAGATGATAAAGAAATCTATGATTTTACACCCATACAGTTTCCTGCGGATGACCGTAACTCGGAATGGAGAACGACACACTTTGACTTCCATTCTATTCATGATAATTTGTTAAAACTAGATATACTTGGACACGATGATCCAACCGTTATCAGAATGTTACAGGATTTAAGCGGAATAGATCCGCAAACTGTACCGACCGATGATGAGGAAGTAATGAAAATTTTCTCCGGGCCGGAAGTGTTAGGTGTGACATCTGACCAAATTATGTGTAAAACTGGTACATTGGGCGTACCTGAGTTTGGTACTCGATTCGTCCGTCAAATGCTGGAGGATACAAAGCCAAAGACATTTGCCGAGCTTGTTATTATATCAGGACTAAGTCACGGTACAGATGTATGGTTAGGAAATGCACAGGAATTAATTAATAACGGTATTTGCGGCTTGCCAGATGTTATTGGTTGTCGTGATGATATTATGGTCTACCTGATGCACAAAGGCTTAGATGCATCGCTTGCGTTTAAAATCATGGAATTTGTTCGTAAAGGTAAAGGACTTGACCCAGAGTGGATTGAGGAAATGAAAAAGCATGATGTGCCCGATTGGTACATCGATTCCTGTAAGAAAATAAAGTATATGTTCCCGAAGGCACACGCTGCCGCATATGTGTTAATGGCGATTCGTATCGCTTACTTTAAAGTGCATCATCCTATTTTATTCTATGCAGCCTATTTCACAGTAAGAGCAGATGATTTTGAATTAGATACAATGGTTAAAGGATCAGAAGCAATTCGCAAACGGGTGAAAGAAATTTTAGAAAAAGGTAATGATGCGCCGCCTAAAGAGAAAAGTTTACTCACAGTATTGGAATTGGCGTTGGAAATGAATGAGAGGGGCTACCACTTCCAGAAAGTAGATCTTTATCGTTCATCAGCAACGGAATTTCTTGTTGAGGAAAACAGTTTAATTCCGCCATTTAATGCAGTAGATGGTTTAGGAACGAATGCTGCCATTAACATCGAAAAAGCACGTGAAGATGGTGAGTTCTTATCAAAAGAAGATTTGCGTGAACGAAGCAGAATATCGAAAACAGTACTGGAATATTTAGATCAGCATGGATGTCTAGAAGGGATGGCTGACAAAAATCAACTGTCACTATTCTAA
- the rimP gene encoding ribosome maturation factor RimP, giving the protein MKLALNIAQQTEEFVTPILEELSLELVDIVYEKEGPNWFLRVYIDKDGGVDIEECGLVSEKLSAKLDEADPIKEAYFLEVSSPGVERPLKKSEDFEKHIGHHVFVKLYEPIAGEKAFTGDLIDFKNGYATIQYKEKTKKKEVEIPFDKIAKARLAVTFD; this is encoded by the coding sequence ATGAAATTGGCACTCAATATTGCACAACAGACAGAAGAATTTGTAACACCTATTTTAGAAGAACTTTCTTTAGAACTGGTAGATATCGTATATGAGAAAGAAGGTCCTAATTGGTTTTTACGAGTTTATATTGATAAAGATGGTGGCGTAGATATTGAAGAATGTGGACTTGTTTCTGAAAAATTAAGTGCAAAACTGGATGAAGCAGATCCAATCAAAGAAGCGTATTTCCTGGAAGTTTCTTCTCCTGGAGTAGAACGACCACTCAAAAAAAGTGAAGATTTCGAAAAGCATATCGGGCATCATGTCTTTGTGAAGCTGTATGAGCCGATTGCTGGTGAAAAAGCATTCACAGGTGATCTTATTGACTTTAAGAATGGCTATGCAACAATTCAATATAAGGAAAAAACCAAAAAGAAAGAAGTGGAAATTCCATTTGACAAAATTGCTAAAGCGCGCTTAGCTGTTACTTTTGATTAA